One Coprobacter tertius genomic window carries:
- a CDS encoding RagB/SusD family nutrient uptake outer membrane protein, translating to MKRKSIYKFLAAILLVGSVSLSSCIGDLDLKPIDENLIQGSDFKNHPEYYTQMLAKVYAGLAVSGQQGPAGKPDINGFDEGMAQYLRAYWNLQELPTDEALLGWNDAGVPELSTIKWSSSNGFVYVMYSRLYFQIAQCNDFLRNTTPEKLAENAVSDVLAQDIQKYRSEVRFLRALSYWHAIDMFGNVAFVTENDKINEPTHQRPRKDIFTFLLQELTDIENDLPLQPQYGRSGKAALWMLRAKLYLNAEVYTGKQMYGECASTCQQIISQFGNGTNHGLAPTYKFLFCADNDQFARGGDNGEILMVVPYDREYTRTYGGTTYLTIGSYGGSINSENYGVNGAWAGPRSTSTLVNTIGQGDDRYAFYSDGANIENTDLSNFQDGFTVVKFTNLLSTDWENTSKRAYPYPDTDFPIFRLADTYLMYAECAYRGYADRELGMQYMNYVRERAKVTPYTSQDQITLDKIRDERMRELYWEGHRRTDLIRFGYFTSGSYLWPWKGGILTGKQVDTKYNLYPIPAKEIAANPGTQQNFGY from the coding sequence ATGAAAAGAAAATCGATATATAAATTTCTGGCAGCGATACTGCTTGTCGGTTCAGTCTCTCTTTCTTCGTGTATCGGAGACCTCGACCTGAAACCGATCGACGAAAACCTGATCCAGGGATCAGATTTTAAAAATCATCCCGAATATTATACCCAGATGCTTGCCAAAGTGTATGCCGGTCTGGCTGTTTCGGGGCAACAGGGACCCGCAGGAAAACCCGACATAAACGGATTTGACGAAGGTATGGCGCAATATTTACGTGCATACTGGAATTTACAGGAATTACCTACCGACGAAGCATTGCTCGGATGGAACGATGCGGGAGTTCCCGAACTCAGCACCATCAAATGGTCATCCTCAAACGGATTCGTATATGTCATGTACAGCCGACTTTATTTTCAAATTGCTCAGTGCAACGATTTTTTGCGTAACACAACCCCCGAAAAATTGGCTGAAAATGCAGTTAGCGATGTATTAGCCCAAGATATACAGAAATACCGGTCGGAAGTTCGTTTCTTGAGAGCTCTTTCTTACTGGCATGCCATCGATATGTTCGGTAATGTCGCTTTCGTAACGGAAAACGACAAAATAAACGAACCGACTCACCAGCGCCCCCGCAAAGATATCTTTACTTTCCTTTTACAGGAACTTACCGATATAGAAAATGATTTGCCTTTACAACCCCAATATGGTCGTTCGGGGAAAGCTGCACTATGGATGTTAAGAGCAAAACTTTACCTGAACGCAGAAGTTTATACCGGTAAGCAAATGTATGGAGAATGCGCTTCGACCTGTCAACAAATTATCAGTCAGTTCGGAAATGGAACAAACCACGGACTGGCACCAACCTACAAATTTCTGTTTTGCGCCGATAACGACCAATTTGCACGAGGGGGCGATAATGGGGAAATCTTAATGGTCGTACCCTACGATCGAGAATATACACGCACCTACGGTGGAACGACTTATCTTACGATCGGCTCTTACGGAGGATCGATAAACAGCGAAAACTACGGAGTGAACGGAGCATGGGCTGGTCCTCGCTCAACATCGACACTTGTAAATACAATCGGTCAGGGTGACGACCGTTATGCATTTTATAGCGACGGTGCCAATATCGAAAATACCGATTTGAGTAATTTTCAAGACGGATTTACGGTCGTTAAATTTACAAATCTGCTTTCCACCGACTGGGAGAATACTAGCAAACGGGCTTATCCGTACCCTGATACCGATTTTCCTATCTTCAGGCTGGCTGATACTTATCTTATGTATGCCGAATGCGCTTATAGAGGATATGCCGACCGCGAATTGGGTATGCAATATATGAACTATGTACGGGAACGGGCAAAAGTAACGCCTTATACCTCTCAAGACCAGATCACATTGGATAAAATACGTGACGAACGCATGCGTGAACTTTATTGGGAAGGTCATCGCCGTACCGACCTTATCCGTTTCGGATACTTTACTTCGGGAAGTTATCTGTGGCCTTGGAAAGGCGGTATCCTTACCGGCAAACAGGTTGATACCAAATATAACCTTTACCCCATTCCGGCTAAAGAAATAGCAGCCAATCCGGGTACTCAACAAAACTTTGGATATTAA
- a CDS encoding SusE domain-containing protein, producing MKKVIRYIFMTTVIALGLTSCNDDTSPVLDYTRAPEIAPLESPVIILNEASESFIAETFAWTKGEYGFQAAPLYVLQLDNDKSFPDPVTLAESNKDYATVTVGKLNTAATILGGEPGTPIEVYARLQAKLTNNVVMYSDATDLLVTTYPTVVDYPKLYVPGSYQGWDIANAPTLTSWRMNNKYEGYINFVNSSDPTAAITFKLTTKPAWGQGNEYGSGGAPGTLELKGGDISISPQGLYHLIVDLNTLTYTATPSTGPTE from the coding sequence ATGAAAAAAGTTATTAGATATATTTTTATGACAACTGTGATCGCATTGGGGCTCACCTCCTGTAACGACGACACAAGTCCCGTACTGGATTATACCCGTGCACCGGAGATCGCTCCGCTCGAAAGCCCGGTAATCATTCTGAATGAAGCCAGCGAATCGTTTATTGCAGAAACATTTGCCTGGACAAAAGGTGAATATGGTTTTCAAGCCGCCCCATTATATGTTCTTCAACTCGATAACGACAAAAGTTTTCCCGATCCGGTTACACTTGCCGAATCCAATAAAGACTATGCAACCGTTACCGTCGGAAAACTGAATACAGCAGCTACCATTCTGGGAGGAGAACCGGGTACGCCAATTGAAGTATACGCCCGCTTACAAGCAAAACTAACGAACAATGTCGTAATGTATTCCGATGCCACAGATCTCTTAGTCACCACTTATCCTACGGTTGTCGATTACCCTAAATTATATGTCCCGGGATCGTATCAAGGATGGGATATAGCCAACGCTCCTACATTGACTTCGTGGAGAATGAATAATAAGTACGAAGGATATATCAATTTCGTTAATTCGAGCGATCCTACTGCAGCCATTACTTTTAAGCTGACAACAAAACCGGCCTGGGGACAAGGGAATGAATACGGTAGCGGAGGAGCACCCGGAACTCTCGAGCTGAAAGGTGGAGACATAAGCATTTCTCCCCAAGGATTATATCATTTAATAGTGGACCTGAATACGCTTACCTATACCGCAACACCCTCTACAGGACCTACTGAATGA
- a CDS encoding asparaginase: MTDTKTSVLIIYTGGTIGMIENTETGILEPFNFDHLLDNVPELKRLGFSISTIQFDPPLDSSEIGPDCWVRLVRMISDNYDLFDGFVVLHGTDTMAYTASALSFMLENLGKPVIFTGSQLPIGMLRTDGKENLITAIEIAAAKENGLPVVPEVCIFFENHLMRANRTTKMSAENFNAFRSFNYPALARAGVHIRYDVNLIYRPVLRKPLKAHYLMDTNVVVLKLFPGITSQTVQGILNIPGLKGVVMETYGSGNAPTAAWFIDMLRDAVGRGIVIVNVSQCLSGSVQMDLYGTGNRLKEAGVVSGYDCTTESALTKLMFLFGHGLTPKEVKEHMDCSLIGELTIPGERKL; encoded by the coding sequence ATGACCGATACGAAAACATCTGTTCTCATTATCTATACGGGCGGAACTATCGGAATGATAGAAAACACCGAGACCGGCATACTCGAACCTTTTAATTTCGATCATTTGCTTGATAATGTTCCCGAGTTGAAGCGTTTGGGATTTTCTATTTCCACGATACAGTTCGATCCTCCTCTCGATTCATCGGAAATCGGTCCTGATTGTTGGGTAAGGTTGGTACGTATGATTTCAGATAATTACGATTTGTTCGATGGTTTTGTCGTTTTACACGGGACCGACACGATGGCATATACGGCTTCGGCATTGAGTTTTATGCTCGAAAATTTGGGAAAGCCGGTAATTTTTACGGGATCTCAATTACCGATAGGGATGTTGCGTACCGATGGAAAGGAAAATTTGATTACTGCTATCGAAATCGCTGCAGCGAAGGAAAACGGTTTACCTGTGGTTCCGGAAGTTTGTATATTTTTCGAGAATCATCTGATGCGCGCCAATCGTACGACCAAAATGAGTGCTGAAAACTTTAATGCATTTCGTTCGTTTAATTACCCTGCGCTTGCACGTGCCGGGGTACATATCCGGTATGATGTAAATCTTATTTACCGGCCGGTTCTACGTAAACCGCTCAAGGCTCATTACCTAATGGATACGAATGTGGTTGTGTTGAAACTTTTTCCGGGTATTACTTCCCAGACTGTACAGGGTATTCTTAATATTCCGGGTTTGAAAGGCGTCGTAATGGAAACATACGGATCGGGAAATGCTCCGACTGCAGCTTGGTTTATAGATATGTTACGGGATGCAGTCGGGCGTGGAATTGTGATTGTAAATGTTTCGCAATGCTTAAGCGGCAGTGTACAGATGGATCTTTACGGCACAGGCAATAGACTGAAAGAAGCCGGGGTGGTGAGTGGATATGATTGTACGACAGAATCGGCTCTTACTAAACTGATGTTCCTTTTCGGACACGGGCTTACTCCAAAAGAAGTAAAAGAACACATGGATTGTTCATTAATCGGTGAATTAACGATTCCGGGAGAGCGTAAATTATGA
- a CDS encoding DMT family transporter has translation MTIEKWKGHIALLMANVVWGVNTPISKTLMPDFLPAGALNYFRLIGACTAFWLLSLFCKREKVTRKDLLLLFFAAFFGVMFNQMLFLHGLQMTAPIDAAIVATTAPIITMIVSAMYLKEPITWTKVVGIVVGMSGAILLISSGHAGTAVGSGNMIGNLLCVVSCISFAIYLTVFKNLISRYSSVTLMKWMFLYAAIVCLPVLYRDVASVDYSELPAGAWWRIAYVVFAATFFAYLMIPVGQKTLRPTTLSMYNYIQPLVATAVAVIIGLDTFGLTKGVAGILVFAGVYIVTQSKSRAQMLAEKSSGK, from the coding sequence ATGACAATTGAAAAATGGAAAGGCCATATAGCTTTACTTATGGCTAATGTAGTATGGGGTGTGAATACCCCTATCTCGAAAACTCTGATGCCGGACTTTCTTCCTGCCGGAGCTTTAAATTATTTTCGGTTGATCGGTGCATGTACTGCGTTTTGGTTATTGTCTTTATTTTGTAAAAGAGAAAAAGTGACGAGAAAAGATCTGCTTTTATTATTCTTTGCCGCGTTTTTCGGTGTGATGTTCAATCAGATGCTTTTTTTACATGGGTTGCAAATGACTGCTCCTATCGATGCCGCGATTGTCGCGACTACGGCTCCTATTATTACGATGATCGTATCGGCGATGTACCTGAAAGAGCCGATTACCTGGACTAAAGTCGTCGGTATTGTAGTAGGTATGTCGGGAGCTATTTTACTGATTTCTTCAGGACATGCCGGAACCGCAGTGGGGTCGGGAAATATGATTGGTAACCTGTTGTGTGTGGTTAGTTGTATTTCGTTTGCCATTTATCTTACTGTTTTCAAAAATCTTATTTCCCGTTATTCTTCGGTAACACTTATGAAGTGGATGTTTTTATATGCTGCGATTGTTTGCCTTCCGGTACTTTACCGGGATGTGGCGTCGGTTGATTACAGTGAGTTACCGGCCGGAGCTTGGTGGCGTATAGCTTATGTCGTTTTTGCAGCTACATTTTTTGCCTATCTGATGATTCCTGTCGGGCAGAAAACATTACGGCCTACAACATTGAGTATGTATAATTATATACAACCGTTGGTAGCAACGGCTGTTGCCGTGATCATAGGTTTAGATACTTTCGGCCTTACTAAAGGGGTTGCCGGTATATTGGTTTTTGCAGGAGTATATATTGTCACACAGAGTAAATCGAGAGCACAAATGTTGGCTGAAAAGTCATCGGGGAAATAA
- a CDS encoding helix-turn-helix domain-containing protein, with protein MKYSVINIFLLFLFCYACNNRHDNKKAALLEQADTVTVVSPYFDIICDSAQTLSPREAIPVLLRLSERPAIEESEFKKKEMCLIKAYDIANTKQKKAVLYRMVVFYYEELYLYVPGLENYALAEGYRRCRELESGYSLSEKEWEDITVRKAEYLRWMEQYETVINLHNELLAFYTKRDDALKMISQMRAIAVLFNLMGDMAKSWEMNRKAYEVSEKKGVQDKQLGILSGMAMDAYALGHYEESLRLLKKLSFLLGKDNQENVNFKIAENYVGMDKYNIARNYFRKVLDQGNRIGRSTVYISIADTYVREERIDSAELYFRKAISDFKVSKEKQSGVFGSKLNLPYCSFPMCIRYARLLEKNGKTEAGLGVLDLMRPMAYSELARYNLKNAIEALKVYASFYRSSGEFAKAFEALDRRDSLTHYFTEQEKEKNFGTITRRYKNKEFIDSIDWKEKQIEYSKRTLVLSMFLIVLLVGIVTMLWWMYTRKRQQLSLIYNKQQEIDNLKKGLQQSDQTVDPEESLFKKTDEVMSSRYLYRDPELSLEFLSRLMNVNRTYLSACINNRSGKNFNQWLNGYRIRYVIERLDEDTDIQALYREAGFSSLASFYRSFKQYTSMSPKQYVEWEKDHK; from the coding sequence ATGAAATATTCTGTAATAAATATATTTTTATTGTTTTTATTCTGTTATGCCTGCAATAACAGACATGATAATAAGAAGGCTGCCTTATTGGAACAGGCCGACACGGTAACGGTCGTTTCTCCTTATTTCGATATAATATGTGATTCTGCTCAGACATTATCACCCCGGGAAGCTATACCGGTATTATTGCGTCTATCCGAAAGGCCTGCTATAGAAGAATCCGAATTCAAAAAAAAAGAAATGTGCCTCATTAAGGCATATGATATCGCTAATACCAAACAGAAAAAAGCCGTTTTATACCGTATGGTGGTGTTTTATTATGAAGAGTTATACCTATATGTCCCCGGGTTAGAAAATTATGCTCTTGCTGAAGGGTACCGCCGGTGTCGGGAATTGGAAAGCGGTTATTCTCTTTCTGAAAAGGAGTGGGAAGATATAACGGTACGTAAAGCAGAATATTTGAGGTGGATGGAACAGTATGAAACGGTTATTAACCTGCATAATGAATTATTGGCATTTTATACCAAACGGGATGATGCGTTGAAAATGATCTCGCAAATGAGAGCTATAGCTGTTTTATTCAATCTGATGGGAGATATGGCTAAAAGCTGGGAAATGAACCGGAAAGCCTATGAAGTGTCGGAGAAAAAAGGAGTACAGGATAAACAGTTGGGTATTCTTTCGGGAATGGCGATGGATGCTTATGCATTAGGCCATTATGAAGAATCATTGCGATTACTGAAAAAACTTTCATTTTTGTTGGGAAAGGATAATCAGGAGAATGTAAATTTTAAGATCGCCGAAAATTATGTGGGGATGGATAAATATAACATCGCCCGTAATTATTTTCGCAAGGTACTTGACCAGGGGAATCGGATTGGCCGGTCGACTGTATATATAAGCATTGCCGATACTTATGTGAGGGAGGAACGGATAGATTCAGCGGAGTTATATTTCCGTAAAGCCATATCTGATTTTAAAGTTTCGAAAGAAAAGCAGAGCGGCGTGTTTGGGAGTAAACTTAACTTACCCTATTGTTCGTTTCCGATGTGTATAAGGTATGCCCGTTTGTTAGAGAAAAATGGGAAGACCGAGGCCGGGTTGGGTGTTCTGGATTTAATGCGTCCGATGGCATATAGTGAACTGGCACGATATAACCTGAAAAATGCGATAGAGGCATTAAAAGTGTATGCATCGTTCTATCGTAGTTCGGGTGAATTTGCTAAGGCGTTTGAAGCACTCGATAGAAGAGATTCTTTGACGCATTATTTTACCGAACAGGAAAAAGAAAAGAATTTCGGTACGATTACGCGACGCTATAAGAATAAAGAGTTTATCGATTCGATCGACTGGAAAGAAAAGCAGATTGAATATTCGAAAAGAACTCTTGTGTTATCCATGTTTCTTATTGTTTTATTAGTGGGTATTGTGACTATGTTGTGGTGGATGTATACTCGTAAAAGGCAACAGTTATCTCTTATATATAATAAGCAACAGGAGATTGATAATTTAAAGAAAGGCTTGCAACAGAGCGACCAGACGGTCGATCCCGAAGAATCTTTGTTTAAAAAAACGGATGAAGTGATGAGTTCCCGATATTTGTATCGCGATCCGGAACTTTCTCTCGAATTTCTTTCCCGGTTGATGAACGTAAATCGTACTTATTTGTCTGCTTGTATTAATAATCGTTCGGGGAAAAACTTCAATCAATGGCTGAATGGTTACCGGATACGCTATGTAATCGAACGACTCGATGAGGATACCGATATTCAAGCACTTTACCGAGAGGCTGGTTTTTCCTCTTTAGCTTCTTTTTACCGGTCTTTTAAGCAATACACTTCGATGAGTCCTAAACAATATGTCGAGTGGGAAAAAGATCATAAGTGA
- a CDS encoding helix-turn-helix domain-containing protein yields the protein MIIILLKISAILLSLIAWLGLCSTGFIILKYPYKRISDPILTGILFVLLFLCTYNSFYEGITLFQGISLIPAPNLWTMTLLPPLIFLYIKKKASGKNIHIKDAARHFIFPVLLFLFYIVNVFAQKNEDRIIYAWSDIIYRTGDWWIIFRFTCLALFLVECIFYIPYIIKLCKRFPDRSPEINIVSILSIVILFELVTILSVSYIPEIFYNISLMGLCIYLIIKVTPHSQNSDLKIPVISDHRVVISEKKDYNYVTDNLTEAIKTSLEKLMNESCLYRNPEITISQLASLLATNETYLSRYLNNHLGKSFPEWINHFRIKEAEKLLEDKHLTTLEISEKVGFQSLSTFYHLFKAKHGIPPAQWRREHNRK from the coding sequence ATGATAATTATTCTACTTAAAATATCAGCAATTCTATTATCATTAATTGCATGGCTGGGACTATGCTCTACAGGATTCATTATATTGAAATACCCTTATAAAAGAATATCTGATCCCATTCTAACCGGTATTCTTTTCGTATTATTATTTCTATGTACTTATAATAGTTTTTACGAAGGAATTACTCTTTTTCAAGGGATCTCCCTTATACCGGCCCCCAATTTATGGACGATGACTTTGCTGCCTCCTCTTATTTTTCTCTATATAAAGAAAAAAGCTTCCGGTAAAAATATCCACATAAAAGATGCCGCAAGACACTTTATCTTCCCGGTATTACTTTTTCTCTTTTATATTGTAAACGTATTTGCACAAAAAAACGAAGACCGTATAATTTATGCTTGGAGTGATATTATATACCGGACTGGAGATTGGTGGATTATCTTTCGCTTCACCTGCCTCGCTTTGTTTTTAGTCGAATGTATTTTTTACATTCCATATATAATAAAACTATGCAAAAGATTTCCCGACCGATCGCCAGAAATCAACATCGTCTCTATATTATCAATAGTAATATTATTCGAATTAGTTACCATACTTTCTGTTAGTTACATTCCCGAAATATTTTACAATATTTCCTTAATGGGACTATGCATTTATCTTATCATCAAAGTAACTCCTCATTCACAGAATAGCGACTTGAAAATACCAGTTATTTCCGACCATAGGGTAGTAATTTCCGAAAAAAAAGACTACAATTATGTAACCGATAATCTTACGGAAGCAATCAAAACATCGTTAGAAAAATTAATGAACGAATCTTGCCTTTATCGCAATCCCGAAATTACCATATCGCAGCTGGCATCTTTACTGGCAACAAACGAAACATATCTAAGTAGATACCTGAATAATCATCTGGGTAAAAGTTTTCCCGAATGGATTAACCATTTCCGTATAAAAGAAGCCGAAAAACTTCTTGAAGACAAACACCTCACCACTCTCGAAATTTCTGAAAAAGTAGGATTTCAGTCTCTTTCTACATTTTATCACCTATTTAAGGCAAAACATGGCATTCCTCCCGCACAATGGAGGAGAGAACACAACCGGAAATAA